The following proteins come from a genomic window of Rhodohalobacter sp. 614A:
- a CDS encoding tRNA-queuosine alpha-mannosyltransferase domain-containing protein: protein MNILAVEPFYNGSHRAFLKGLQEHSRHNIIPIKLDYRRWKWRMHGDSVKLAEMSAEVNEEIDLLLVSSMANLPAFLALTNPRFAHTPKIMMMHENQLTQPMPEGEERDITYCYINYLSMLSADKLLFSTRFHLNDLLEALPAFLENFPDDKHYKTVDQIRQKSLVMYPGLDLKVFDEQPDIRHKNKRPVIVWNQRWQFDRNPAMFFKVLNRLNDIDLEFDLILAGDTKHRKPEEFERAWKRFGDQITHFGYVENVENYSRLLHAGDIVVSTATYEFFCVAIMEAIYCGCHPLVPNRLHYPELIPESLHNPLLHAPVLYDTEDDLFHNLKKLLTGETKPLPKSSLQNVNKHLDWSQMIDRYDSLFDELKETKSVASF from the coding sequence GTGAATATACTTGCAGTAGAACCTTTTTATAATGGATCTCACCGTGCCTTTCTGAAAGGTCTACAGGAACATTCACGGCATAATATTATCCCGATTAAGCTCGACTACCGGCGTTGGAAATGGCGAATGCATGGTGATTCGGTAAAACTCGCAGAGATGTCGGCCGAAGTGAATGAGGAAATTGACCTGCTTTTGGTGAGCAGTATGGCCAACCTTCCAGCCTTTTTGGCGCTGACCAATCCGCGATTTGCCCACACTCCAAAAATTATGATGATGCATGAAAATCAGCTCACCCAGCCCATGCCGGAAGGAGAGGAACGTGACATCACCTATTGCTATATCAACTATTTGAGCATGTTGTCGGCAGATAAGCTTTTATTTTCGACAAGGTTTCATCTGAACGATTTGCTTGAAGCTCTGCCTGCATTCCTGGAAAATTTTCCGGATGACAAGCACTATAAAACTGTGGATCAAATCAGGCAGAAGAGCCTGGTAATGTATCCCGGATTAGACCTGAAGGTTTTTGATGAACAACCGGATATCCGCCACAAAAATAAACGCCCGGTTATTGTTTGGAACCAGCGCTGGCAGTTCGACCGCAACCCGGCCATGTTTTTTAAAGTGCTGAACCGCCTGAATGATATTGACCTGGAGTTCGACCTGATTCTTGCAGGAGATACCAAACATCGCAAACCGGAAGAGTTTGAGCGTGCCTGGAAACGGTTTGGCGATCAGATTACGCATTTTGGTTACGTCGAAAATGTTGAAAATTACAGCAGGCTTCTTCATGCCGGCGATATTGTTGTATCCACAGCTACGTACGAATTTTTCTGTGTGGCCATTATGGAAGCTATTTATTGTGGGTGTCATCCCTTGGTACCCAACCGGTTGCATTATCCCGAACTGATTCCTGAGAGTTTGCACAACCCTTTGTTACATGCTCCTGTGTTGTATGATACGGAGGATGACCTCTTTCACAATCTTAAAAAACTGCTCACAGGAGAAACCAAACCTCTGCCCAAATCATCCCTTCAAAATGTGAATAAACACTTGGATTGGAGTCAGATGATTGATCGTTATGATTCTCTTTTTGATGAACTGAAGGAGACAAAGAGTGTGGCTTCTTTTTAA
- a CDS encoding polysaccharide deacetylase family protein has protein sequence MKIYLSFLLVLICSVAQAQTKKMAITVDDLPVVTYGIDDPEFAKDLTQNLINTFDEYEIPAIGYVNEVKLYNDGELNSNQVHLLEMWLRNGYELGNHTYSHPNFHQVPFEDFTENILKGEKVTRKLAEKYNSEYQFFRHPYLRMGLRQSHADSLRNFLNQNGYTEAPVTIDNEDYVFALAYHRAYERSDSESMEKIGSAYVDYMEQKLLFYERLSHELFDRLIAQTLLTHASLLNARYMDDLAEMYQKHGYEFVSQSEVLKDEAYQHPVTVYGDWGISWIDRWALSQGKRGDFFKGDPVTPDFVREAAQ, from the coding sequence TTGAAAATTTACCTGTCCTTTCTTCTTGTTCTTATCTGTTCAGTTGCACAAGCTCAAACCAAAAAAATGGCCATCACCGTAGATGACCTACCCGTCGTAACGTACGGTATTGACGATCCCGAATTTGCAAAAGATCTCACCCAAAACCTGATCAATACGTTTGACGAATATGAAATTCCGGCTATCGGGTATGTGAATGAAGTGAAGCTGTATAACGATGGAGAACTCAATTCAAACCAGGTTCATCTTCTTGAAATGTGGCTGAGAAACGGATACGAACTTGGCAATCACACCTACTCTCATCCAAATTTCCATCAGGTGCCGTTTGAGGATTTCACTGAAAATATTTTGAAAGGTGAAAAAGTAACCAGGAAACTGGCAGAGAAATATAATTCCGAGTACCAATTTTTTAGACATCCATATTTAAGAATGGGACTTCGACAATCTCACGCAGACTCTCTGAGAAATTTTCTGAATCAAAACGGGTATACCGAAGCTCCTGTTACCATCGACAATGAAGATTATGTTTTTGCTTTGGCTTATCACAGAGCTTATGAACGCAGCGATTCCGAATCGATGGAAAAAATAGGTTCTGCCTATGTGGATTACATGGAACAAAAACTGCTTTTCTACGAGAGATTATCCCATGAACTTTTCGACCGTTTGATTGCCCAAACTCTCCTCACGCATGCCAGCCTTCTGAATGCCCGCTACATGGATGATCTCGCAGAGATGTACCAAAAACACGGGTATGAATTTGTCTCCCAGAGTGAGGTTTTGAAAGATGAAGCGTATCAACATCCTGTAACTGTCTATGGAGATTGGGGAATTTCATGGATAGACCGATGGGCACTGAGCCAGGGAAAACGGGGCGATTTTTTCAAGGGAGATCCTGTAACGCCAGACTTCGTTCGGGAAGCAGCTCAATAG
- a CDS encoding GyrI-like domain-containing protein: MDEPTILTISERKLVGMKIRTSLAENRTFELWNKFHLRLKEISNLKNSDLYSIQVFDEDLEFSRFTPQTAFEKWAAAEVESYDEIPEGLETYTIPAGKYAIFIHRGLPSEFPETSRYIFGEWLPNSGFELDNRPHFEIMNENYRPDDPLAEEEVWVPVLLKN, from the coding sequence ATGGATGAGCCAACGATATTAACCATCAGCGAAAGAAAGCTGGTCGGCATGAAGATCCGAACGTCACTTGCCGAGAACAGAACTTTCGAGTTGTGGAATAAATTTCATCTAAGGCTAAAAGAGATCTCAAATCTTAAGAACAGTGATCTCTATTCCATCCAGGTGTTTGATGAAGATTTGGAATTCAGCCGGTTCACCCCGCAAACGGCCTTTGAAAAATGGGCGGCTGCAGAAGTCGAATCCTATGATGAAATTCCTGAGGGATTAGAGACTTATACAATCCCTGCCGGCAAATATGCAATTTTCATCCATAGAGGTTTGCCGAGCGAGTTTCCGGAAACCTCCCGATATATTTTTGGCGAATGGCTTCCGAACTCCGGGTTTGAACTTGACAACCGCCCCCATTTCGAAATCATGAATGAAAACTACAGGCCAGACGATCCTCTTGCTGAGGAAGAAGTCTGGGTACCTGTACTTTTAAAAAACTGA
- a CDS encoding cytochrome B: MIYTILLILHSLLRWFVLISLIYTMYRMYKGWFSGDVFTTRDDKLRNITVIIAHTQLLVGIGLYALSPIIHNLFQNFGDAVKQSAVRFYGMEHSILMIIAIVLITIGSAKAKRLADDTKKFKTIAIWFTIGLLIILVSIPWPFSPIDARPWVRIF; the protein is encoded by the coding sequence ATGATCTACACGATTCTTTTGATTCTTCATTCTTTGCTCAGATGGTTTGTTCTCATCAGCCTGATTTATACCATGTACCGAATGTATAAAGGATGGTTTTCCGGCGACGTGTTTACCACCCGAGATGACAAACTTCGAAATATTACGGTAATCATCGCCCATACACAGTTGCTTGTAGGGATTGGTTTATATGCTCTAAGTCCCATCATTCACAACCTTTTCCAGAATTTTGGTGATGCCGTTAAGCAGAGTGCCGTACGGTTTTACGGAATGGAACACAGCATTTTGATGATCATAGCCATTGTTCTGATCACCATCGGTTCAGCAAAAGCCAAACGGCTTGCAGACGATACGAAGAAATTCAAAACCATCGCCATTTGGTTTACCATTGGTTTGCTGATTATTCTTGTGTCTATCCCGTGGCCGTTTTCTCCCATTGATGCCCGTCCCTGGGTCCGGATTTTTTAA
- a CDS encoding MFS transporter, with amino-acid sequence MSKEVIDATSTDIFGIDRRVIALGFARMADAMGNSFLIVVLPLYIASGNVTGNFLGFSESLVTGIVLGLFGLVSSFCQPFTGRFSDRIGKRRSFVLFGLVAFMFTNLLYIVAHSYAALLAIRTLQGIAAALTITASVALVSEVSRRESRGSNMGVYNSFRLLGFGAGPLASGIILETGPYTLPFIGEISGFVATFMIAGFAALVSAILVAFLVEDPEETRPSSGGVEIRFTSDEPGKTLDPIFALGLATFIMSTGFALLAAIEPQVNQRLSQGAFMFSLEFSALIGMMAIVQPLVGKLSDVYGRKIFIVTGLIFLAPITLAEGFVTTPLQMIIARALQGICAASVFAPALALAGDLAKKGQVSTQLSILTVSFGIGVSSGAFLSGYSIRFGFLTPFAVGAILAVFGAILVYSQVPHAQTSQ; translated from the coding sequence ATGAGCAAAGAAGTAATAGACGCAACAAGTACTGACATTTTTGGAATCGACCGCAGAGTAATTGCACTCGGGTTTGCACGCATGGCTGATGCCATGGGGAATTCATTTTTAATTGTGGTTCTGCCCCTTTACATAGCAAGCGGGAATGTAACCGGAAATTTTCTCGGTTTCTCAGAATCCCTTGTAACCGGAATTGTACTGGGATTATTCGGCCTGGTAAGTAGTTTTTGCCAGCCTTTTACCGGACGGTTTTCAGACCGCATTGGCAAGCGCCGTTCGTTTGTATTGTTCGGGTTGGTCGCTTTTATGTTTACGAACCTGTTGTATATCGTGGCACACAGTTATGCAGCCTTACTTGCCATTCGTACTCTTCAGGGAATTGCAGCCGCTTTAACAATTACCGCAAGTGTGGCGCTGGTCAGTGAAGTGAGTCGCCGGGAAAGCCGGGGCAGCAATATGGGAGTTTATAATTCATTTCGTCTGCTTGGTTTTGGTGCAGGTCCGCTGGCCAGCGGAATTATCCTGGAAACCGGTCCTTACACATTACCTTTTATTGGGGAAATCAGCGGATTTGTCGCCACATTTATGATCGCCGGATTTGCCGCACTCGTCAGCGCAATACTTGTCGCTTTTCTCGTAGAGGATCCTGAAGAGACACGCCCAAGCAGCGGTGGAGTAGAAATTCGCTTTACAAGTGACGAGCCGGGAAAAACACTTGATCCCATATTCGCTCTCGGACTGGCTACATTTATTATGAGTACAGGATTTGCATTATTAGCCGCCATCGAACCGCAGGTCAATCAACGCCTTTCGCAGGGCGCCTTTATGTTTTCGCTGGAATTCAGTGCACTTATCGGAATGATGGCTATTGTACAACCGCTTGTCGGAAAGTTGAGCGACGTTTACGGGAGAAAAATATTTATTGTCACCGGCTTGATATTTCTCGCTCCCATAACTCTTGCCGAAGGATTTGTTACCACTCCCTTACAGATGATTATTGCCCGCGCCCTTCAGGGAATTTGCGCAGCATCCGTGTTTGCACCGGCGCTCGCACTTGCAGGCGATCTCGCTAAAAAAGGACAGGTCAGTACCCAGCTTTCCATATTAACTGTATCGTTCGGTATCGGAGTTTCATCAGGGGCATTTCTTTCCGGATATTCCATCCGCTTCGGATTTTTAACACCTTTTGCCGTTGGAGCGATATTAGCTGTTTTTGGAGCTATTCTTGTTTATTCCCAGGTACCTCATGCACAAACAAGTCAATAA
- a CDS encoding type 1 glutamine amidotransferase, whose translation MRAHYLQHVSFEGLGTIEAWLLDQGFEITGTRFFESTILPDPNDIDVLIIMGGPMSVNEEEKYPWLVEEKKFIREMIDTGKPILGICLGAQLIASALGSKVYPNSEKEIGWFPVTSVLPETSSCFTFPYSLSVFHWHGETFDLPKEATLLAGSNACKNQAFQIGPSVIGLQFHLEMTPDVVQALVANCRDELVPSTFVQSEQEILSANANRYKITREVMNRLLSYLLKNKSSERINMGT comes from the coding sequence ATGCGCGCTCATTATCTGCAACATGTTTCGTTTGAAGGGCTGGGCACTATCGAAGCCTGGCTTCTGGATCAAGGTTTTGAGATAACCGGAACACGGTTTTTTGAATCGACTATTCTGCCTGACCCAAATGACATAGATGTATTGATAATAATGGGTGGTCCAATGAGCGTAAATGAAGAGGAAAAATACCCCTGGCTTGTTGAAGAGAAGAAATTTATTCGGGAAATGATTGATACAGGAAAACCCATTCTGGGGATCTGCCTCGGAGCACAACTTATTGCCAGTGCCCTGGGATCGAAAGTGTATCCAAATTCTGAAAAAGAGATTGGTTGGTTTCCCGTCACCAGTGTATTGCCTGAAACATCATCATGTTTCACATTTCCTTATTCTCTTAGTGTATTTCACTGGCATGGTGAAACTTTTGATCTCCCAAAAGAAGCTACGCTATTGGCCGGAAGCAACGCCTGTAAAAATCAGGCATTTCAAATTGGACCTTCAGTTATTGGGCTTCAGTTTCACCTGGAAATGACACCGGATGTTGTGCAGGCACTCGTTGCGAATTGCAGGGATGAGTTAGTTCCATCAACATTTGTGCAGTCTGAGCAGGAGATTCTTTCAGCCAATGCCAATCGTTATAAAATTACCCGGGAAGTGATGAACCGTCTTCTCTCATATTTGCTAAAAAATAAATCCAGCGAAAGAATTAATATGGGAACTTAA